A stretch of the Nicotiana tabacum cultivar K326 chromosome 6, ASM71507v2, whole genome shotgun sequence genome encodes the following:
- the LOC107796586 gene encoding uncharacterized protein LOC107796586: MMSNKERVNDGCTGSVRKVRIIYDDPDATESESENDHNIGNVVRIKRVVKEVNISSASLEKKDSEKCSVKSSNKSLENKRVQIKSSSLPKGVRMRKWGKYAAEIRDPSQGKRIWLGTFDTVKAAAEAYDAKKAEFDRRNLSERDKNLSSPRAPPECSTACSSHPTNRTSSLYSHPSPSSVLDVPTSSAAAAVECIDIPMKDTNRVPVLEVEQPASEIVEKQFFWPPSGCQDLNLRFEDQMLYEDPLIEQGTISNNLVEMTEFNITKTTKARQPTIKICQKSTKGIEDRRLNCTGQSITSPSISAELKMMNFEETAVSGNNLKLLGFDENALFGKDFTQTFDPYTDFIGLDSNFLCCDGLEEFVYGMNEDFRDNVGANSPKLDDVELRWLDEVLIQDQSVL, translated from the coding sequence ATGATGTCTAATAAGGAGAGGGTAAATGATGGTTGCACTGGTTCAGTGAGAAAAGTTCGGATCATTTATGATGATCCTGATGCTACTGAATCTGAGAGTGAGAATGATCATAATATTGGTAATGTTGTTAGAATCAAGCGTGTCGTTAAGGAAGTGAACATTTCTAGTGCTTCATTGGAGAAGAAAGACTCTGAAAAATGTTCTGTCAAAAGCTCCAACAAGAGTCTTGAAAATAAGAGGGTGCAGATAAAATCGTCGTCATTGCCTAAAGGAGTTAGGATGAGGAAATGGGGGAAGTATGCAGCGGAGATCAGAGACCCTTCGCAAGGGAAAAGAATATGGCTTGGGACTTTTGATACTGTCAAAGCGGCTGCAGAAGCATATGACGCAAAGAAGGCTGAGTTTGATCGAAGGAATTTGTCCGAAAGGGATAAGAATTTGAGTTCCCCTCGAGCTCCCCCCGAGTGTTCTACAGCTTGTTCCTCTCATCCTACAAACAGGACCAGTAGTTTGTACTCCCATCCATCCCCGTCTTCAGTGCTAGATGTACCAACATCATCAGCTGCCGCAGCAGTTGAGTGCATTGACATTCCAATGAAAGATACGAATCGAGTGCCAGTACTCGAGGTAGAGCAACCAGCTTCAGAAATCGTGGAAAAGCAGTTTTTTTGGCCGCCTTCAGGTTGTCAAGATTTGAACCTGAGATTTGAAGATCAAATGCTATATGAAGATCCCTTGATAGAACAAGGCACCATAAGCAATAACCTTGTGGAGATGACCGAATTCAATATCACGAAGACAACAAAAGCCCGACAACCAACCATAAAAATTTGTCAAAAGTCTACAAAGGGAATTGAGGACCGGCGTCTTAATTGCACTGGCCAGTCAATCACATCTCCTTCTATTAGTGCAGAGCTTAAAATGATGAACTTCGAAGAAACTGCAGTTTCGGGgaataacttgaaacttctaggCTTTGATGAGAATGCTCTATTTGGTAAGGATTTTACACAAACTTTTGATCCATATACAGATTTTATAGGTTTGGACAGCAATTTTCTATGCTGTGATGGTCTGGAGGAATTTGTTTATGGCATGAACGAAGATTTCAGAGATAATGTTGGAGCTAACTCACCAAAACTGGATGATGTTGAGCTTAGATGGTTAGACGAGGTATTAATACAAGATCAATCGGTTTTGTAA